TTTCTATGCAACACAGCCATCTAGTGGCCAAATTCGTAAcgtgaacttttttttttccttttttttcatcttgCATTCTGGCACAGAAAATCTTCTCGCAAACGACATCCCTACTGGCTCACTGACCACTTTTCTTTTACGTGTTTTTTGGGCTAAGTAGTTGGCGTTTTGCATCGTATGCATGATTCAGCAATCAACAACTTCTTCCTATCTTGCCATTCTTCTCTGCTTATGGAAAGCCTGCATCACCAACTCCTGAAAAGAAATTTAGCCATTTGTACATTATCATTTTAACCTTTTAAGGGAATACACAACTTAGTCTATCCGACACGTTGACCACGCCATATTATTATGATTTCTTCACTCTTCAAACACAAAAACTTTTGTATGCAAAGCCCGTATGAAAGGCGTTACGCCTGAAGTTGTGTTTTTGGCGCCATTATGTTTCACTGCAAGCAGAAAACATATCCCCTCACTTTTTTCAAAGGGACACTGCCCTAAATTCTACTTTCTACATCATTTAATCCCACATTCGGTTATTATTTTGTTGTCTTCCATTATATAAAAGCTTATTTTGATTGATAGGGGATTATGATACTCACACTTACGTACAACTCACAGTTAAAAGGAGACCGTTTCAGATATCTACATATTTGTTGTAGTCCTTGATTACCATTGCATCATTTAAATGCAACAAACAGCCGAGATAAAGAGAATATGCACATCTACTTTTATATTTTCTTCAGACACTTAAACTCAGTTGTAGGAGGataaaatatttgaaattccCGAGCATCCTCATTTCTTAACTGAACTCTGGGAAAAGATATTCTGACTTCCTACGAACTACTACGACACCTCGTTGAACAACATTGCCGAACTTCCCTTCTCATCCCTCTGATAGCCAAACAAGTATGGCCGACTCTGGCCAATGAAAAGCGAGACTAGGGGGAAGAGGGTTGGGTATAAAAAAGTTCCATCAAATACCCCGTCTAAAAAAACCCTACATTCTGTTGGCTGCCATTACTCAGTTACCTTCACGTGGCGAGAGggtgtttttcaattttttttctcatttctcatattttctttcgaattgactaacaacatttttaaaaaaataatggccGACCGTACTAAAGCCCAACAGCATGACAATCACGATCAGTTGGATTTTGACATTGAAAATGTCCAGTCGATGTTGGACTCTTTTTCCAACATCAGTATCATTCCGAATTATCCTTTACTCAAGAAATTTTCGTTACCTAATATGCCGACAAGCTACGAAACGGTTGGTACGGCTGACATCTGAACTAACACTAGAATACATGATTAAagacacaaacaaaaaaaaacgtatagAAACTCACACTGGCCACGTTATATTGTCGTCAGGTATTCTGGACGGAGAAATCAGAAAGATTGAGAATCGTACTAGACAACATATCGAGTACCACTTTTGTCTCCGTAATCACACACATTGGGATTGGAACGACGAAATTCTGCCCGACATGTTGAAATGTGTTTTCTACACTACTAGCGAAAACTTCGCCGCCATTTTACCTATGGAAACGAATATCTGGTAAGAAAAACGTCGTTtccatgtttttattttaatcttgtgttaatttgttattttggtTCGTTTAATTTTCAGGGTGTGTGGCTATTTTTCTCCTTCTGGATTGTTCATTATTTGCCGAGAAGTTCGGCTAGCAACCGACAGTGACATTGCTGCACTGTCACATTATGGAATTCCGTGAAGAATTTCGTACAAGCAGTTGGAATCACTGAACTGCCCAAGATTGTGTGGAACAGAATGGGAAGtgttgtcttcttttttatgtttactttgttttatttgtttttcaaaactGTTCACACTGCTTTATTGattagtaaaaattttttgaatcatttccagtttgttttttatgaAAATTTTGCTAGTTGACAGGATTacttgagaaaagaaaatgctaAATTCATTCATACAGTGCTATCCAGATGCTATCAAAGTCATGTCAACTATGATATAAAGGTGACTGAAAATGCTCAATGTCTCCACTGCTACATTCTCTGCCTCAATTGCCTCATGGTTGCTCCCAAGAGGGCTTGCTATTTTGCCCTAAATTAGCAATTGTTGTTTAAACAAACATTCTGTAGGCCTACAAAGATTGAGCAAAAGAACCCACTGTGTTGAAATATCTTGTACATCCAACCTTGTTTTCTCCTTCTCACTAAATGGAATGCTTATTGAAATAATGGTAAGTCTTACACAtaaaataattgtaattattTCAATAGAACTCTTAGTATCTTCTTTATTGTCCATTAAATCCTTCTAAATCAATTCATAGGTATTGTATATTTTAGATATGGGCTGTAACTTTTCACAAAGCCATGTTTTACAGTCTTAACGAACACGGTTGCTACAGTGCGCCAAAACTTAATCGTCCATGGAAGAGGTGAGTGAACTGATATACTCCAATGGCCAAAAGAATTTTAATCTATTAGGGAGAAAAGTCaattagtatttttttttcccttaccCAAAGCCAACTGAAAATTATTTGACTGGCAAAGTGGCAagtattattaatttttttgctctgtccggggttagtacagaccccggacaagtgtatttttcattattttgctctgtccggggttggtacagaccccggacaagtgttattttaatttttttgctctgtccggggttggtacagaccccggacaagtgttattttaatttttttgctctgtccggggttggtacagaccccggacaagtgttatttttaatatattttaataaaattaccGAGATATTTATTGATTTCATGGACAGAGATCGTCTTTGCCAATGCTGCATGTTTCCCGATGATTTAGTGAAGTGTTGATCTGTGCTGTGCGCATTAAAGAAATCAATCTGTGATATACTTTTTTTGAAAGTAGTGGTAAATTAATGGAATAGTGTATTGCAAAGATTTAACGttattttgaataaaacttttaaaaaaccGAGTTTGGTTTTCTTGCAACGTTGCACTTGGGTGAAATTCAATCGTTGTCCAGAATTGGCCAAAGTTCGACGTATTGCCCCAGTTCGGTAATCCAAATTGAAACTTGAAACACAAGTGTTTTCGCAATAGTTAATTTTTTGCTGAAAGTTTTTAGTCCGTGATCGATGGCAGTAACCTGAAGCAAAggtatccttttttttctcataaaaTTGTCTTATTTGTCCATATTTGTAACACCATGCTACAGAGAAAAGACTTGAAGCATGTGATCAAACACCAATTCAATTCacctttttatgttttttttttttcgttattgttGAGTCAATTATCTATGGAAGAGGAACTATTCCTGTCAATggataaaattttattattaaatgtACAAATGAACTTTTTCAGCACTCAATGCTGTCCGGTTGATTGCATTACATCACCGTAGTACAGTCTAACAGAGCCAAAGGTCTTTCCTCAGTGGGCTTATTTCAGAATTTGTCTGTTCTTGTCAGTTAAGAGGTTCAGAATGTTAGGAATCATCTTCAAAAATCCATTAATATTCTTTTGGTGCTTAACATAACCTCCACAAATGGATTAactggttttcttttgaacaaacaaacaaatttacCAGCAATATATTCATATTAAACCacaaattgggaaaaaaactAATCTCATGTATTTCTTATTATAGAGCCACTGAAATTGACATCCAGGAAAAGTCTCAGGAATAACAAGTTCTGATCATCTTCATATCATGAACTCTCCACCCAATTCTAGTGCTAGTAATTTACCATTTGGTCTTCCACCTCATGTCTCAACCTTTTTACCAAAGGCTGAAGCAATCAATGCAATTACTGGACATCCATCCCAAGAAAATGCAGAAGCGAGGTAACCAAACAccttaaaatgtaaatttacaaaaatgtgttttaaatACCTGGATATACAAAAGATGTGTTGCATTCTATTTGACATCATTCATCCAAAATTAGCAGCTAGATAAAACTGTTGCCAATAATTTCATTCATATTTTTAAGGGTACTTGGCAATCAAAGTCAAGAATGGCATTATCAGGAGCATAAACATTCAGGCAGATACTTTGAGACGTCCAATCAAGGGGTTGGATACGAAAACACTTCCCAGTCTTGTCAAAACGAGTCCTCGGGCAACGTGTCTACCATTGGAGATGGCGGAACAGAACAACGCGAAGTTAAAGTTTACCTATGCGACCCGCGTTTGAGCCGGAAAAATGGCGGACAGGATCTCCATAATCCTCACGTAACTAATCATCATGATTGGATTACATGTGGCCAGGGATCTGAAATGACTGCTGATTCATGGACCAAACAGGTGCAAGAGAAACCCTTTGTTCCACCTTTACCCGATTCACCTTTACTAAATCCTTCACCACCACCACCCCCTCTCCCTTCGCTTCCTCCTATCCCTACCTCACCACCTCCTATCCTTTCGCCATCACAAGAACCAATGCCAGCTCTTCCCATTTCGGGGCCATCCAGGGGTCATCCCACTGCTGGCCATCTTGGAACGAAATGGAAACCTAAAGTCGCGTCTTATCAAATCTTCCAGCCAGAGACTGATACTGCCTCGTCTAAATGGAACACTTTGTCGACcggtcgaatttcaagaaatCACTCCACGCCAATGGTACCGTGTTTATTATCCATACCGTTTCCGGTCTATTGCATCAATGTAAGTCACAGATAAATTATTTCGTATGTATCTGTTTCCGTTAGCTAATTCTGTTGATTCTTTTTAGTGCAATGAATATGGCCATGAGACGAGACaatgtttcattattaattccGTCaagcaacaaaataaaagaaagtcAGAAGAAGAAAGTCAGGGGTGCTGTAAAGTATAGTATATCAATTGTTTAATatgtttgaaaaattaaacatcATTGTTTTTATCCTCAATCAGCGCACTAGAAAGGGAAACCATGCTATCGGTTGCTCTAGTTTAACGACTTTAACTCGGGAAATTGGAAGTTCTACGGAGAAACCTGGCATTTCCCGATGGGCTACAGGTGCCAATGCAGTTGCCCAATTAGTTGGTCGAAAGACACCCGTTGTCAGAATATCCGTCGATAATAATGCAGTTGCTGCTAGCTCTTCGAAAATGGAAGAATCTCTACAAGAGAGTTTTGTCACTCAAAAAAATATTGCAAACGCCACCATCTCCACGGCATCGAGCCAATCCTTAATATACGAAGACGAAATTAACCAACTAATAGCAAGCGGAATACATACTTTGAAGGAAATGATTGATGCCTTACCCAGCGAAAAGAGCAATTCATCGTTTTTGAACACTATACTCACGCCCAATGTTGCCGAAACCGATGTAACGAATATCAACTCCAACATCAGCGCAGAACGATCTGCCGGGTCCAAAGATGGTCAGAAAGGaaacgaaaaagagaaaacaagcaaaaacGGAGACAACGCGGACAGTCAAGTTTGCAATATAGTACATTgaatttcgtttttgttttgtttgttattgttttatttcatattttgccaGGCTCTCATTttcatcatcttcttttttacaGTGCCAGAAAACGAAAGGAGGCCATGTGCAGGGttgttttaattcaaaaaaagttCGTTCCTTACGCAATCGAGAGAAACTACGCTGCGAAGAATTGGCAAAAAAGATACAAATGAGGTCGGAATGGTTTTCCGAGATCTTGAAAATGGTGAATAACATTGGATTTTGTAAGTTGCTGTTCAAATGATACCGAACTAATCTCGGATTTAATTTTTGACAGATGAGAAGTGAAGTTTCTTTTCCGGCGATGCCAGTAGAACCACCTTCACAAGAAAGGCCAAAGAAACGACCGGAAGAAGATGAATTGTTGGCCCGTGTCGAATTTATCAAAAGGGTACCCAGAGAGGTAAAAcgattcatttatttcttatcaTTAGGAGccttaatttttatttatctatttatgttttttgtttttttttacattaggAACTGGAAGAAATGGTTTTGAGgtatatctatttttttgaGGCAAATAAGCGCAATGAAGCAGAAGAATTGATCATCGCTAAACGAAAGGTATTGAACATGCAAAATCAGATCAACATGCTTCAATATAGGCTGAAGGTAAGAACGAGTTTAAATTCCTAGAAATAACGCATTAACCAGAAATAGACTAATATGATTCGTAACTGCAGCgagaatataa
This genomic stretch from Daphnia magna isolate NIES linkage group LG10, ASM2063170v1.1, whole genome shotgun sequence harbors:
- the LOC116931971 gene encoding uncharacterized protein LOC116931971, with product MADRTKAQQHDNHDQLDFDIENVQSMLDSFSNISIIPNYPLLKKFSLPNMPTSYETVGILDGEIRKIENRTRQHIEYHFCLRNHTHWDWNDEILPDMLKCVFYTTSENFAAILPMETNIWVCGYFSPSGLFIICREVRLATDSDIAALSHYGIP
- the LOC116931964 gene encoding uncharacterized protein LOC116931964 isoform X4; the encoded protein is MNSPPNSSASNLPFGLPPHVSTFLPKAEAINAITGHPSQENAEARVLGNQSQEWHYQEHKHSGRYFETSNQGVGYENTSQSCQNESSGNVSTIGDGGTEQREVKVYLCDPRLSRKNGGQDLHNPHVTNHHDWITCGQGSEMTADSWTKQPETDTASSKWNTLSTGRISRNHSTPMVPCLLSIPFPVYCINCNEYGHETRQCFIINSVKQQNKRKSEEESQGCCKRTRKGNHAIGCSSLTTLTREIGSSTEKPGISRWATGANAVAQLVGRKTPVVRISVDNNAVAASSSKMEESLQESFVTQKNIANATISTASSQSLIYEDEINQLIASGIHTLKEMIDALPSEKSNSSFLNTILTPNVAETDVTNINSNISAERSAGSKDGQKGNEKEKTSKNGDNADSQVCNICQKTKGGHVQGCFNSKKVRSLRNREKLRCEELAKKIQMRSEWFSEILKMMRSEVSFPAMPVEPPSQERPKKRPEEDELLARVEFIKRVPREELEEMVLRYIYFFEANKRNEAEELIIAKRKVLNMQNQINMLQYRLKREYKKRANQTSKPTCTIGTQVQSNDFDTSGQPNIPLPVKSLSPVHIKVEKAEANILPPSSELSTSKEDISNRTCLPSSVGNSDMAQLPCDPIVSSINTPNKIVVKAEKQCMPTLRDNSLHPEKNGEHQETTVTPRIQLPLQKSTFTDADIPYGKPALNVKNTAASSLGHPPKQLPSPADPINPSAKKNQSSKERPTNSTISRVMRHVEQQRASSSSTLQAELSTLSASMTPQRQQPSTASSSSLLNQQSYVCNYEIQQKSQRTESVQSDFRLIKSEYVKIEANKRSEATGTPRQRSDMHALGSRELPIQIE
- the LOC116931964 gene encoding uncharacterized protein LOC116931964 isoform X1, whose product is MNSPPNSSASNLPFGLPPHVSTFLPKAEAINAITGHPSQENAEARVLGNQSQEWHYQEHKHSGRYFETSNQGVGYENTSQSCQNESSGNVSTIGDGGTEQREVKVYLCDPRLSRKNGGQDLHNPHVTNHHDWITCGQGSEMTADSWTKQVQEKPFVPPLPDSPLLNPSPPPPPLPSLPPIPTSPPPILSPSQEPMPALPISGPSRGHPTAGHLGTKWKPKVASYQIFQPETDTASSKWNTLSTGRISRNHSTPMVPCLLSIPFPVYCINCNEYGHETRQCFIINSVKQQNKRKSEEESQGCCKRTRKGNHAIGCSSLTTLTREIGSSTEKPGISRWATGANAVAQLVGRKTPVVRISVDNNAVAASSSKMEESLQESFVTQKNIANATISTASSQSLIYEDEINQLIASGIHTLKEMIDALPSEKSNSSFLNTILTPNVAETDVTNINSNISAERSAGSKDGQKGNEKEKTSKNGDNADSQVCNICQKTKGGHVQGCFNSKKVRSLRNREKLRCEELAKKIQMRSEWFSEILKMMRSEVSFPAMPVEPPSQERPKKRPEEDELLARVEFIKRVPREELEEMVLRYIYFFEANKRNEAEELIIAKRKVLNMQNQINMLQYRLKREYKKRANQTSKPTCTIGTQVQSNDFDTSGQPNIPLPVKSLSPVHIKVEKAEANILPPSSELSTSKEDISNRTCLPSSVGNSDMAQLPCDPIVSSINTPNKIVVKAEKQCMPTLRDNSLHPEKNGEHQETTVTPRIQLPLQKSTFTDADIPYGKPALNVKNTAASSLGHPPKQLPSPADPINPSAKKNQSSKERPTNSTISRVMRHVEQQRASSSSTLQAELSTLSASMTPQRQQPSTASSSSLLNQQSYVCNYEIQQKSQRTESVQSDFRLIKSEYVKIEANKRSEATGTPRQRSDMHALGSRELPIQIE
- the LOC116931964 gene encoding uncharacterized protein LOC116931964 isoform X2 → MNSPPNSSASNLPFGLPPHVSTFLPKAEAINAITGHPSQENAEARVLGNQSQEWHYQEHKHSGRYFETSNQGVGYENTSQSCQNESSGNVSTIGDGGTEQREVKVYLCDPRLSRKNGGQDLHNPHVTNHHDWITCGQGSEMTADSWTKQVQEKPFVPPLPDSPLLNPSPPPPPLPSLPPIPTSPPPILSPSQEPMPALPISGPSRGHPTAGHLGTKWKPKVASYQIFQPETDTASSKWNTLSTGRISRNHSTPMVPCLLSIPFPVYCINCNEYGHETRQCFIINSVKQQNKRKSEEESQGCCKRTRKGNHAIGCSSLTTLTREIGSSTEKPGISRWATGANAVAQLVGRKTPVVRISVDNNAVAASSSKMEESLQESFVTQKNIANATISTASSQSLIYEDEINQLIASGIHTLKEMIDALPSEKSNSSFLNTILTPNVAETDVTNINSNISAERSAGSKDGQKGNEKEKTSKNGDNADSQVCNICQKTKGGHVQGCFNSKKVRSLRNREKLRCEELAKKIQMRSEWFSEILKMMRSEVSFPAMPVEPPSQERPKKRPEEDELLARVEFIKRVPREELEEMVLRYIYFFEANKRNEAEELIIAKRKVLNMQNQINMLQYRLKREYKKRANQTSKPTCTIGTQVQSNDFDTSGQPNIPLPVKSLSPVHIKVEKAEANILPPSSELSTSKEDISNRTCLPSSVGNSDMAQLPCDPIVSSINTPNKIVVKAEKQCMPTLRDNSLHPEKNGEHQETTVTPRIQLPLQKSTFTDADIPYGKPALNVKNTAASSLGHPPKQLPSPADPINPSAKKNQSSKERPTNSTISRVMRHVEQQRASSSSTLQAELSTLSASMTPQRQQPSTASSSSLLNQQSYKSQRTESVQSDFRLIKSEYVKIEANKRSEATGTPRQRSDMHALGSRELPIQIE
- the LOC116931964 gene encoding uncharacterized protein LOC116931964 isoform X3; this translates as MNSPPNSSASNLPFGLPPHVSTFLPKAEAINAITGHPSQENAEARVLGNQSQEWHYQEHKHSGRYFETSNQGVGYENTSQSCQNESSGNVSTIGDGGTEQREVKVYLCDPRLSRKNGGQDLHNPHVQEKPFVPPLPDSPLLNPSPPPPPLPSLPPIPTSPPPILSPSQEPMPALPISGPSRGHPTAGHLGTKWKPKVASYQIFQPETDTASSKWNTLSTGRISRNHSTPMVPCLLSIPFPVYCINCNEYGHETRQCFIINSVKQQNKRKSEEESQGCCKRTRKGNHAIGCSSLTTLTREIGSSTEKPGISRWATGANAVAQLVGRKTPVVRISVDNNAVAASSSKMEESLQESFVTQKNIANATISTASSQSLIYEDEINQLIASGIHTLKEMIDALPSEKSNSSFLNTILTPNVAETDVTNINSNISAERSAGSKDGQKGNEKEKTSKNGDNADSQVCNICQKTKGGHVQGCFNSKKVRSLRNREKLRCEELAKKIQMRSEWFSEILKMMRSEVSFPAMPVEPPSQERPKKRPEEDELLARVEFIKRVPREELEEMVLRYIYFFEANKRNEAEELIIAKRKVLNMQNQINMLQYRLKREYKKRANQTSKPTCTIGTQVQSNDFDTSGQPNIPLPVKSLSPVHIKVEKAEANILPPSSELSTSKEDISNRTCLPSSVGNSDMAQLPCDPIVSSINTPNKIVVKAEKQCMPTLRDNSLHPEKNGEHQETTVTPRIQLPLQKSTFTDADIPYGKPALNVKNTAASSLGHPPKQLPSPADPINPSAKKNQSSKERPTNSTISRVMRHVEQQRASSSSTLQAELSTLSASMTPQRQQPSTASSSSLLNQQSYVCNYEIQQKSQRTESVQSDFRLIKSEYVKIEANKRSEATGTPRQRSDMHALGSRELPIQIE